The sequence below is a genomic window from Phoenix dactylifera cultivar Barhee BC4 chromosome 8, palm_55x_up_171113_PBpolish2nd_filt_p, whole genome shotgun sequence.
AGACCCATTCAGAAAAAGTTTTTTACGACCATCAGGTATAAGAAAATTGATACAAGAACCAAGAATTAGCTCGAACTCGTGCAACCCAAACTCTGAGATGCTCCCACCTTGAACAAATGCTTTTTCATTGACATGGATGGTAGGGTATTTAGCTAAGGATCGAGATTACAAAATGTGGAATTTCACTGATTATTTCACTGCATATACCAATATGACATATCAGTCCTGCTAAGTAAACTTGTAATTCCTGAAGTAATAAGGAAGAACTCTCAAGTATCTACTCTTCATTAAAATCTTGGGTCCTAAGTCCTAACAAGAGTTTTTAAGAACCAAAGAGATGGCGGAACTCTAAACAGCAATAGAATGCATAAGCGCAAGACTCCATACAAGTGAATTCTTGTAAAGAAGCTGGGCATGCAGAGCAGCggcaaagcaaaagaaaaatgagataTTAAGATTTAATTGAAATCTTACAACAATAGTCCACAAGTTGCTTGATAAATCATACCTAAGAGGGAAACAAGATGCATCTCACTCACTTTATTCCCGTGACTCACAATTTAGCAGGTACCGGACCAACAAAGACCCATTATAGAACTTTCATTTCATTTAAAACACAGGTGCCGAACAGTTTTGGCAATCTATTACTTCAAACCAATTGCAAACGACAATTTGGGACGAGACTTGTTCTTACCCAACAGCTTTCTCTGGTttgtcctttcttcttcttcttccattttctttcttcgcatagcttcttccctttctttctgGAGCCGCTCCAGCTCCTGATAACGCTCCAGCTCCTTCTGCTGCTGTTCCAAGGCTTCTCTCCTTTGAGCCTCCTCCACCCTCCTCCGATTCTCCTCAAGCATCTTATCcaactcctccctctctctccgttCTTGTTCCTGCAAGCCCCAAGCCAAAGCGCATCCAACAAGCAAATGACAAGtttagagaaagaagaaagcatCTTCTGATGAAGCTAGTcgatccatcaaaaaaaaagtacatGAACTATTAATTTTTCagatcatgagatacaaagcCTAACAGTTGTTATCATATTTAGTATATAGATATAAGAATTAAAACACTTGCATGCCGACCAAGCTCAAGCAGCAATTAATTTACAGGCAATACCAATTTGCACAAACTAACACGCATGCCACCTGATCACAACTTATTCAGAGCCTGTATAAAGTTGATATGTGCATTTCATGCCCATCAAATATTCTAACATAATAAAATAGAGAATTTAGATCATTACAAAATTTAAAAAGTGTATCTATATGTGAAGTCAGTAAGTGCGCAACTAAGGTGAAACTCATACAAAATACTTACCGCTTTCTGCCTGGCTTCAATAAGAGCtgcttccttttccttctcaaGTTGGGCTGCAACCTCATCGAGTAGCTTCTTTCGACCTTCATCAACCCGTCTTTGTATTTCTTGCTTAACCTCCTCAGAATTCAAACTTTCTTCAACTTTTTTCCTAATAGCCTCTTCAATTCTCCTAGCAGTTTCCTCTTCTAATAGTTTTAGTTCTGCCTCTTTTTGACGCCTGTTAGGAAAATCAATATGTTAGacaaggaactgcccttcactAAATTAATGCTGACATAAATGTGGAAACATATCTTCGAGGCCAGACGAAGAGCCATACTATATCAGCAAACAGTATGATGACCTTTGATTATCATGACCAGCTAAGCCTTCCTTTTTCCATCATCATAATATTAAATACAAGCTTATGCATTTCAGGCATACCTCTAAAGATTCCACATCCAAACAAATGAGTTTTTCAAACTGGAGAACAGTAGATAAAGGAGGCACCAAGTGCATCATCAAATATAACAAGTGGAACTATAGCAGTAGCTTCCTTCAGAAAAGCCTGCGGAGAAGAATGTCAAGTAACCTGTGGCAGGTTTAAAACTAATCATTTAAACACTTCAATTCTCACATTAAAGCACAGTTCTCGCACCATCAAATTATAACTAGTTAAATGCAAAGCACAGACAACTGGATGTGGCATCTGCTTGTTTGTGGCGCAAAAAGATGATAGCTAAAAATGTCAGCTGTTTACTACATAGGGAAACGAG
It includes:
- the LOC103716022 gene encoding uncharacterized protein At1g10890, coding for MPRTVSRSPSHRRRRSPSPRYSSRRSRRDRSRSPYSYRRKSRSPSPRWRKSRSPTPRRRKSHSPSPRRYRRRSRSTTRSPIDKSRSPSLGLVERKNSIEKQRREEEEKRRRQKEAELKLLEEETARRIEEAIRKKVEESLNSEEVKQEIQRRVDEGRKKLLDEVAAQLEKEKEAALIEARQKAEQERREREELDKMLEENRRRVEEAQRREALEQQQKELERYQELERLQKEREEAMRRKKMEEEEERTNQRKLLGKNKSRPKLSFAIGLK